In Thunnus thynnus chromosome 20, fThuThy2.1, whole genome shotgun sequence, a single window of DNA contains:
- the usp42 gene encoding ubiquitin carboxyl-terminal hydrolase 42 isoform X2, producing the protein MTIVDRSSEKSDHESVGCKRSPFTSGDVGMDGSCSSSWAVGPTLPSDSPRLKAPGGCLGPTPGAAVYNSTSSVDRPKEQVISGGDGIDLPQKVLFPPERLNLKWIQVHRIGAGLQNMGNTCFLNSALQCLTYTPPFANYMLTREHSKTCHEPGFCMMCTMQNHIIQVFANSGNVIKPIGVLNELKRIAKHFRYGSQEDAHEFLRYTVDAMQKSCLPGTKLDRQTQATTFIHQVFGGYLRSRVKCLNCKAVSDTFDPFLDITLEIKTAPSVSKALEQFVKPEQLDGENAYKCTKCKKMVTASKRFTIHRSANVLTLSLKRFANFSGGKITKDVKYPEYLDLRAFMSQSQGEPQVYGLYAVLVHSGFSCHAGHYFCYIKASNGQWYQMNDSSVSVSDIRSVLNQQAYVLFYIKSSDVKKTGDYSHMSHNPAIPGQSSPRPVVIPRINTTVHHNIGFIGPQLPPHMTKSALHVNGNGPLRDYPTSSKPSTSSSVVGKPSHGLGSSSSISHSISRPTVIPDHDKRQKLSFFIGQGKQNRPSSSSSYSQPSSASSSSSSCSSSSSSSSSSSLSSSSQSTSDVRFVPRQLNHVNGSTSCSNGDHHPGGNGASFLVPYGQESSEESDQENCGTLDNGCLAKSHLNGNNRTGDVFDKGPQATNGESGVHHNGNGLNGPTNGVSKSNQNGHHYGHHKVNGHNTPDKISGSNHGSLSSLATVAVNGLDSDHTQASNVVHTCATAQASSSQSIQPAASESQHLSTPDTRAKTVSDPPPQHTAPSAVSSPPTATATNAHSVASRESASSSAHHGNPAALSNPPDTTRVCAAPQKVSISGDEAKDVLQTKSPSAGTDGRTDAKEQHQSNPSSRGSERQSSRERERDRHYSSDWSRDRDRHYRDRSQERDSDGDRHRYRREYRDHHHHRSYRDRLPPHDRSYKDWEAERRWEPERRWEPERRWERTVHHPRERDRDRCSHHYHHYHHHRYREDWNRERRGHGYNYREESHSRSRWHQDSRDSRMMKDKSNGRERDYYSSKEETSSPTTMPETSTKSKGSPLRAPLSTSASASNREDQNHKRTSVPLSKDRDDSSEARHAKKHKKSKKKKKSKDKDRHRESGSDADSDRATETKKKKKKKKRQRDSAAEQHSPGATQSHKARSSEERESRKRRYYDVKNAKHDNVCSPEKRRRTDYTDDHLIPSQHTSPTANGSAHRHLNGFTGNGYSRTNGNSHGISSGLSSTMKH; encoded by the exons ATGACCATAGTTGACAGGTCTTCAGAAAAGTCTGACCACGAGTCAGTCGGGTGTAAGCGATCCCCCTTCACCAGTGGAGACGTGGGGATGGATGGCAGCTGTTCCAGCAGCTGGGCAGTGGGCCCCACCCTGCCCAGTGACTCTCCGCGTCTGAAGGCTCCAGGAGGCTGCCTGGGCCCAACGCCTGGAGCTGCTGTCTACAACAGTACATCCTCTGTGGACCGGCCCAAAGAGCAAG TGATAAGCGGTGGTGACGGCATTGACTTGCCCCAGAAGGTCCTCTTCCCACCCGAGCGGCTCAACCTAAAGTGGATCCAGGTTCATCGCATCGGTGCAGGCCTGCAGAACATGGGGAACACCTGCTTCCTTAACTCAGCCCTGCAGTGTCTCACCTATACCCCTCCGTTTGCCAACTACATGTTGACACGGGAGCACTCCAAAACAT GTCACGAGCCGGGGTTCTGTATGATGTGCACCATGCAAAACCACATCATTCAGGTTTTCGCCAACTCTGGGAATGTCATTAAGCCCATCGGTGTGCTCAATGAACTCAAAA GGATCGCAAAGCACTTCCGCTATGGAAGCCAGGAAGATGCCCATGAGTTCCTGCGGTACACAGTGGATGCTATGCAAAAGTCCTGCTTACCTGGAACCAA ATTGGACAGGCAAACGCAGGCAACCACTTTCATCCATCAAGTATTTGGCGGGTACCTAAGATCCAGAG ttaaatgtttaaactgcAAAGCAGTCTCTGATACATTTGACCCTTTTCTGGATATTACTCTGGAAATCAAG ACGGCTCCCAGTGTCTCCAAGGCTCTGGAGCAGTTTGTCAAGCCAGAACAGCTGGATGGAGAAAACGCCTACAAATGCACCAA GTGCAAAAAAATGGTGACAGCCTCAAAGAGATTTACCATCCACCGCAGCGCCAACGTGCTCACCCTCTCACTCAAACGCTTCGCAAACTTCAGTGGAGGCAAAATCACAAAG GATGTGAAATACCCAGAGTATCTGGACCTGCGGGCCTTCATGTCTCAGTCCCAAGGAGAGCCCCAGGTTTACGGGCTGTACGCTGTGCTGGTTCACTCTGGATTCAGCTGTCATGCTGGACACTATTTCTGCTATATTAAG GCAAGCAATGGTCAGTGGTATCAGATGAACGACTCCTCTGTATCGGTCAGTGACATCAGGTCTGTTCTCAACCAGCAGGCCTATGTCCTTTTCTACATCAA GTCCAGCGATGTGAAAAAGACAGGGGACTACAGCCACATGAGCCATAACCCAGCCATCCCTGGTCAGTCGTCTCCACGGCCGGTGGTGATACCACGCATCAACACCACTGTCCACCACAACATTGGCTTCATAGGGCCCCAGCTGCCCCCACACATGACCAAG AGCGCTCTTCATGTTAATGGGAACGGACCTCTTAGGGACTATCCCACCAGTTCCAAGCccagcaccagcagcagtgTTGTGGGTAAACCAAGTCACGGACtgggctcctcctcttccatctccCACTCAATCAGCCGGCCCACAGTGATCCCAGACCACGACAAACGCCAGAAGCTTTCATTCTTCATCGGACAAGGCAAACAGAACCGCCCGTCCTCTTCGTCCTCTTACAGCCAGCCGTCCTCtgccagcagctcctcctccagctgctcctcctcctcttcctcctcctcctccagctctttatcctcctcctcacagTCTACCTCAGACGTTCGCTTTGTTCCGCGTCAGCTTAACCACGTTAACGGCAGCACGTCTTGCAGTAACGGGGATCACCACCCTGGAGGGAACGGAGCATCCTTCTTGGTGCCATACGGCCAAGAGTCTTCAGAGGAGTCGGACCAGGAGAACTGTGGCACTCTGGATAACGGCTGTTTAGCCAAGTCTCACCTCAACGGAAACAACCGAACAGGTGATGTGTTTGATAAAGGCCCTCAAGCCACCAATGGGGAGTCAGGAGTGCACCATAATGGAAACGGATTAAATGGACCAACCAATGGCGTCTCTAAATCCAACCAAAACGGGCACCATTATGGACACCACAAAGTCAATGGACACAATACGCCTGATAAG atCTCTGGCAGTAATCATGGCAGTTTGTCCTCTCTGGCTACTGTTGCTGTTAATGGACTAGACAGTGATCATACTCAAGCAAG caaTGTGGTACATACTTGTGCCACAGCCCAGGCCAGCTCTTCTCAGAGCATCCAGCCTGCTGCCAGTGAAAGCCAGCACCTCTCCACTCCTGACACAAGGGCTAAAACTGTGTCCGATCCCCCGCCTCAGCATACAGCACCCTCTGCTGTTAGCTCTCCACCTACAGCCACCGCTACCAACGCCCATTCTGTCGCATCTAGAGAATCCGCTTCCTCTTCTGCACATCATGGCAACCCTGCGGCCTTATCCAACCCGCCAGACACCACCAGGGTCTGTGCAGCTCCACAGAAGGTTAGCATCAGCGGGGATGAAGCCAAGGATGTACTACAGACCAAGAGTCCATCAGCAGGGACTGATGGACGTACAGATGCTAAAGAACAGCACCAGTCTAATCCCAGTTCTAGAGGCAGTGAAAGACAATCTTCccgagaaagggagagagacagacattaCTCCTCTGACTGGAGCAGAGACCGAGACAGACACTACAGGGACAGGAGTCAGGAGCGAGACAGTGATGGCGATCGTCATCGGTACAGACGGGAGTACCgagaccaccaccaccatcgtTCATACAGGGATCGTTTGCCTCCTCACGACCGTTCCTACAAGGACTGGGAGGCTGAGCGCCGCTGGGAGCCTGAGCGCCGCTGGGAGCCCGAGCGCCGCTGGGAGCGGACCGTTCACCACCCCAGGGAGCGAGATCGTGACAGGTGCTCTCACCAttaccaccactaccaccaccaccgaTACAGAGAAGACTGGAACCGTGAGCGGAGGGGGCATGGTTATAACTACCGCGAGGAGTCTCACAGTCGCTCAAGGTGGCATCAGGACAGTCGAGACTCTCGAATGATGAAGGACAAGAGCAACGGCAGGGAGAGGGACTATTACTCTTCAAAAGAGGAGACTTCCTCGCCCACCACAATGCCAGAAACATCCACCAAGTCCAAGGGCTCGCCCCTGCGGGCTCCTCTCTCCACGTCTGCATCTGCTTCAAACAGAGAGGATCAAAATCACAAGAGGACCTCTGTTCCTCTGAGCAAAGACAGGGACGACAGCTCTGAGGCCCGACatgctaaaaaacacaaaaagagcaagaaaaagaagaagtcGAAGGATAAAGACAGACACCGTGAGAGCGG CTCTGACGCAGATTCGGACAGagccactgaaacaaaaaagaagaagaagaaaaagaagaggcaGCGGGACAGCGCGGCCGAGCAGCACAGCCCAGGCGCAACTCAGAGCCACAAGGCCAGAAGCAGCGAGGAAAGGGAGAGCCGCAAGCGACGATACTATGACGTCAAGAACGCTAAACACGACAACGTTTGTTCACCAGAAAAACGCCGGCGCACAGACTACACTGACGATCACCTAATCCCCTCCCAGCACACCTCACCCACGGCAAACGGTTCAGCTCACCGCCACCTCAACGGTTTCACAG GAAACGGTTACAGCCGAACCAATGGCAACTCCCACGGAATCTCCAGTGGCCTGAGCAGTACCATGAAACACTGA
- the usp42 gene encoding ubiquitin carboxyl-terminal hydrolase 42 isoform X1, giving the protein MTIVDRSSEKSDHESVGCKRSPFTSGDVGMDGSCSSSWAVGPTLPSDSPRLKAPGGCLGPTPGAAVYNSTSSVDRPKEQVISGGDGIDLPQKVLFPPERLNLKWIQVHRIGAGLQNMGNTCFLNSALQCLTYTPPFANYMLTREHSKTCHEPGFCMMCTMQNHIIQVFANSGNVIKPIGVLNELKRIAKHFRYGSQEDAHEFLRYTVDAMQKSCLPGTKLDRQTQATTFIHQVFGGYLRSRVKCLNCKAVSDTFDPFLDITLEIKTAPSVSKALEQFVKPEQLDGENAYKCTKCKKMVTASKRFTIHRSANVLTLSLKRFANFSGGKITKDVKYPEYLDLRAFMSQSQGEPQVYGLYAVLVHSGFSCHAGHYFCYIKASNGQWYQMNDSSVSVSDIRSVLNQQAYVLFYIKSSDVKKTGDYSHMSHNPAIPGQSSPRPVVIPRINTTVHHNIGFIGPQLPPHMTKSALHVNGNGPLRDYPTSSKPSTSSSVVGKPSHGLGSSSSISHSISRPTVIPDHDKRQKLSFFIGQGKQNRPSSSSSYSQPSSASSSSSSCSSSSSSSSSSSLSSSSQSTSDVRFVPRQLNHVNGSTSCSNGDHHPGGNGASFLVPYGQESSEESDQENCGTLDNGCLAKSHLNGNNRTGDVFDKGPQATNGESGVHHNGNGLNGPTNGVSKSNQNGHHYGHHKVNGHNTPDKISGSNHGSLSSLATVAVNGLDSDHTQASNVVHTCATAQASSSQSIQPAASESQHLSTPDTRAKTVSDPPPQHTAPSAVSSPPTATATNAHSVASRESASSSAHHGNPAALSNPPDTTRVCAAPQKVSISGDEAKDVLQTKSPSAGTDGRTDAKEQHQSNPSSRGSERQSSRERERDRHYSSDWSRDRDRHYRDRSQERDSDGDRHRYRREYRDHHHHRSYRDRLPPHDRSYKDWEAERRWEPERRWEPERRWERTVHHPRERDRDRCSHHYHHYHHHRYREDWNRERRGHGYNYREESHSRSRWHQDSRDSRMMKDKSNGRERDYYSSKEETSSPTTMPETSTKSKGSPLRAPLSTSASASNREDQNHKRTSVPLSKDRDDSSEARHAKKHKKSKKKKKSKDKDRHRESGSSDADSDRATETKKKKKKKKRQRDSAAEQHSPGATQSHKARSSEERESRKRRYYDVKNAKHDNVCSPEKRRRTDYTDDHLIPSQHTSPTANGSAHRHLNGFTGNGYSRTNGNSHGISSGLSSTMKH; this is encoded by the exons ATGACCATAGTTGACAGGTCTTCAGAAAAGTCTGACCACGAGTCAGTCGGGTGTAAGCGATCCCCCTTCACCAGTGGAGACGTGGGGATGGATGGCAGCTGTTCCAGCAGCTGGGCAGTGGGCCCCACCCTGCCCAGTGACTCTCCGCGTCTGAAGGCTCCAGGAGGCTGCCTGGGCCCAACGCCTGGAGCTGCTGTCTACAACAGTACATCCTCTGTGGACCGGCCCAAAGAGCAAG TGATAAGCGGTGGTGACGGCATTGACTTGCCCCAGAAGGTCCTCTTCCCACCCGAGCGGCTCAACCTAAAGTGGATCCAGGTTCATCGCATCGGTGCAGGCCTGCAGAACATGGGGAACACCTGCTTCCTTAACTCAGCCCTGCAGTGTCTCACCTATACCCCTCCGTTTGCCAACTACATGTTGACACGGGAGCACTCCAAAACAT GTCACGAGCCGGGGTTCTGTATGATGTGCACCATGCAAAACCACATCATTCAGGTTTTCGCCAACTCTGGGAATGTCATTAAGCCCATCGGTGTGCTCAATGAACTCAAAA GGATCGCAAAGCACTTCCGCTATGGAAGCCAGGAAGATGCCCATGAGTTCCTGCGGTACACAGTGGATGCTATGCAAAAGTCCTGCTTACCTGGAACCAA ATTGGACAGGCAAACGCAGGCAACCACTTTCATCCATCAAGTATTTGGCGGGTACCTAAGATCCAGAG ttaaatgtttaaactgcAAAGCAGTCTCTGATACATTTGACCCTTTTCTGGATATTACTCTGGAAATCAAG ACGGCTCCCAGTGTCTCCAAGGCTCTGGAGCAGTTTGTCAAGCCAGAACAGCTGGATGGAGAAAACGCCTACAAATGCACCAA GTGCAAAAAAATGGTGACAGCCTCAAAGAGATTTACCATCCACCGCAGCGCCAACGTGCTCACCCTCTCACTCAAACGCTTCGCAAACTTCAGTGGAGGCAAAATCACAAAG GATGTGAAATACCCAGAGTATCTGGACCTGCGGGCCTTCATGTCTCAGTCCCAAGGAGAGCCCCAGGTTTACGGGCTGTACGCTGTGCTGGTTCACTCTGGATTCAGCTGTCATGCTGGACACTATTTCTGCTATATTAAG GCAAGCAATGGTCAGTGGTATCAGATGAACGACTCCTCTGTATCGGTCAGTGACATCAGGTCTGTTCTCAACCAGCAGGCCTATGTCCTTTTCTACATCAA GTCCAGCGATGTGAAAAAGACAGGGGACTACAGCCACATGAGCCATAACCCAGCCATCCCTGGTCAGTCGTCTCCACGGCCGGTGGTGATACCACGCATCAACACCACTGTCCACCACAACATTGGCTTCATAGGGCCCCAGCTGCCCCCACACATGACCAAG AGCGCTCTTCATGTTAATGGGAACGGACCTCTTAGGGACTATCCCACCAGTTCCAAGCccagcaccagcagcagtgTTGTGGGTAAACCAAGTCACGGACtgggctcctcctcttccatctccCACTCAATCAGCCGGCCCACAGTGATCCCAGACCACGACAAACGCCAGAAGCTTTCATTCTTCATCGGACAAGGCAAACAGAACCGCCCGTCCTCTTCGTCCTCTTACAGCCAGCCGTCCTCtgccagcagctcctcctccagctgctcctcctcctcttcctcctcctcctccagctctttatcctcctcctcacagTCTACCTCAGACGTTCGCTTTGTTCCGCGTCAGCTTAACCACGTTAACGGCAGCACGTCTTGCAGTAACGGGGATCACCACCCTGGAGGGAACGGAGCATCCTTCTTGGTGCCATACGGCCAAGAGTCTTCAGAGGAGTCGGACCAGGAGAACTGTGGCACTCTGGATAACGGCTGTTTAGCCAAGTCTCACCTCAACGGAAACAACCGAACAGGTGATGTGTTTGATAAAGGCCCTCAAGCCACCAATGGGGAGTCAGGAGTGCACCATAATGGAAACGGATTAAATGGACCAACCAATGGCGTCTCTAAATCCAACCAAAACGGGCACCATTATGGACACCACAAAGTCAATGGACACAATACGCCTGATAAG atCTCTGGCAGTAATCATGGCAGTTTGTCCTCTCTGGCTACTGTTGCTGTTAATGGACTAGACAGTGATCATACTCAAGCAAG caaTGTGGTACATACTTGTGCCACAGCCCAGGCCAGCTCTTCTCAGAGCATCCAGCCTGCTGCCAGTGAAAGCCAGCACCTCTCCACTCCTGACACAAGGGCTAAAACTGTGTCCGATCCCCCGCCTCAGCATACAGCACCCTCTGCTGTTAGCTCTCCACCTACAGCCACCGCTACCAACGCCCATTCTGTCGCATCTAGAGAATCCGCTTCCTCTTCTGCACATCATGGCAACCCTGCGGCCTTATCCAACCCGCCAGACACCACCAGGGTCTGTGCAGCTCCACAGAAGGTTAGCATCAGCGGGGATGAAGCCAAGGATGTACTACAGACCAAGAGTCCATCAGCAGGGACTGATGGACGTACAGATGCTAAAGAACAGCACCAGTCTAATCCCAGTTCTAGAGGCAGTGAAAGACAATCTTCccgagaaagggagagagacagacattaCTCCTCTGACTGGAGCAGAGACCGAGACAGACACTACAGGGACAGGAGTCAGGAGCGAGACAGTGATGGCGATCGTCATCGGTACAGACGGGAGTACCgagaccaccaccaccatcgtTCATACAGGGATCGTTTGCCTCCTCACGACCGTTCCTACAAGGACTGGGAGGCTGAGCGCCGCTGGGAGCCTGAGCGCCGCTGGGAGCCCGAGCGCCGCTGGGAGCGGACCGTTCACCACCCCAGGGAGCGAGATCGTGACAGGTGCTCTCACCAttaccaccactaccaccaccaccgaTACAGAGAAGACTGGAACCGTGAGCGGAGGGGGCATGGTTATAACTACCGCGAGGAGTCTCACAGTCGCTCAAGGTGGCATCAGGACAGTCGAGACTCTCGAATGATGAAGGACAAGAGCAACGGCAGGGAGAGGGACTATTACTCTTCAAAAGAGGAGACTTCCTCGCCCACCACAATGCCAGAAACATCCACCAAGTCCAAGGGCTCGCCCCTGCGGGCTCCTCTCTCCACGTCTGCATCTGCTTCAAACAGAGAGGATCAAAATCACAAGAGGACCTCTGTTCCTCTGAGCAAAGACAGGGACGACAGCTCTGAGGCCCGACatgctaaaaaacacaaaaagagcaagaaaaagaagaagtcGAAGGATAAAGACAGACACCGTGAGAGCGG AAGCTCTGACGCAGATTCGGACAGagccactgaaacaaaaaagaagaagaagaaaaagaagaggcaGCGGGACAGCGCGGCCGAGCAGCACAGCCCAGGCGCAACTCAGAGCCACAAGGCCAGAAGCAGCGAGGAAAGGGAGAGCCGCAAGCGACGATACTATGACGTCAAGAACGCTAAACACGACAACGTTTGTTCACCAGAAAAACGCCGGCGCACAGACTACACTGACGATCACCTAATCCCCTCCCAGCACACCTCACCCACGGCAAACGGTTCAGCTCACCGCCACCTCAACGGTTTCACAG GAAACGGTTACAGCCGAACCAATGGCAACTCCCACGGAATCTCCAGTGGCCTGAGCAGTACCATGAAACACTGA